The nucleotide sequence ATTAATCATAGGATATATTCCTGTTGTGTGCCTTCTGAATGTATTTCCTATATCACAACAAAAGTGTATAAATTCAATTATTTCTGGTTAAAATTAATAAGAAACACTCAGCTTAATAAATTATAAGCccataaaaagttttttttataatttcaaaagAATTTTGCTAACACTAGTATACAATATTAACATATTATATTATGAATGTTTCCACGTACTTTCAGCTCAGAGGTATGAGTAGGATACTGATATTTAGGAGGTGACATAAATAAACTACAGGTTACAGCTAAAACTCAAAACTAGGGTTTGAATTCATGATGACTAAACTACATGCAATCATGAAAAGGGACACTTGGTGGCGCTGTCGACTAAGGGAGAGAATTATGGGTCTACATATACCCAGAAAGCCACTGAAAGCTGGAAAACAGAACGCTTTCTACTCCCTAGAAGAAGAAGGTATTTGAGCGTGATCTAGGGGAGAAATCTCCGCGGGCAGTAAGACATTAAAGATTAAATTCAAGGATATTTTACCATATTTCTTTGTGGATTGAAACTGACTAGAAGAAGAAGCGCCCTCTGGACTAAATCAGAAAAATGGAGATGACACTAGCAAAAACGCCAGAGAACAGGCAAGTCCTTTTTTTTACTATACTATTGCTATTATGGAAGTCTTGTGCCGATGCAATTATATATTCTATACCAGAAGAAACAGAGAGTGGCTATTTGGTGGCTAATTTGGCAAAAGATCTGGGGCTCCGAGTTGGAGAGCTGGCTATTAGGGGGGCACGAATCCAttacaaaggaaacaaagagcTCTTGCAGCTGGATGCAGAGACTGGGAATTTATTCCTGAAGGAAAAACCAGACCGTGAGGTGCTGTGCAGGGCGACAGAACCCTGTGTGCTGCACTTCCAGATCATACTGGAAAACCCTGTGCAGTTCTTCCAAACTGAACTGCAGCTCACAGATATAAATGACCACTCTCCAGAGTTCCCTGACCGGAAAATGCTACTGAAAATCCCTGAGAGCGCCCAGCCAGGGACAACGTTTCCTCTGAAGGCAGCCCAGGACCCTGACATAGGGAGCAATGCTGTTCAGAACTACACAGTCAGTCCCAACCTCCATTTCCATGTGGTTACTCTCAGTCGCTCAGATGGCAGGAAatacccagagctggtgctggacAGAGCCCTGGACAGGGAGGAGCAGCCTGAACTCACTTTAATCCTCACTGCTCTGGATGGTGGAGCTCCACCCAGGTCAGGAACCACCGAAGTTCACATTGAAGTCGTGGACATCAATGATAACGCCCCCCAGTTTATACAGTCACTCTATGAGGTGCAGATTCTTGAAAATAGCCCCCTTGATGCCTTAGTTGCCACAGTCTCTGCCAGGGATTTAGATGCTGGGATATATGGCAAGGTAGCCTACTCTCTGTTTCAGGATGATGGAATATCTCAACCATTTGTAATAGATGAAATCACAGGAGAAATTCGTCTTAAAGGGGCACTGGATTTTGAGGCAACTCCGTATTATAACATGGAAATTGTAGCTACAGACCCAGGAGGCTTTTCAGGAAAATGCACTGTGGTTATCCAGGTGGTGGATGTGAATGACAATGCCCCTAAGCTCACCATATCTTCACTCAATAGTTCTATCCCAGAAAATGCTCCTGAGACTGTAGTGGCTGTTTTCAGTGTTTCTGATCCGGATTCTGGGGAAAATGGAAGGATGGTGTGTTCTATTCAGAACGAACTTCCATTTCTTTTGAAGTCCACATTTGAGAACTATTATACTTTAGTAACAGAGGGGACACTTGATAGAGAGAGCAAAGCTGAATACAACATTACTATCTCCGTCACCGACCTGGGCACCCCCAGGCTCACAACCCAGCACACCATAACAGTGCAGGTGTCTGACATCAACGATAATGCCCCCACCTTCACCCGAACCTCCTACACCATGTTCATCCGGGAGaacaacagccctgccctgcACATTGGCACCATCAGCGCCACAGACTCAGACGCAGGCTCCAATGCCCACATCACATACTCGCTGCTGCCGCCCCATGATCCGCAGCTGACCCTCACCTCTCTTGTCTCCATCAATGAAGACAATGGGCAGCTGTTCGCACTCAGGGCTCTGGACTATGAGGCCCTGCGGGCCTTCGAGTTTCATGTTCGCGCCACAGACCGTGGTTCACCCGCGCTTAGCAGCCAGGCTTTGGTACTCGTGGTGGTGCTGGACGACAATGACAATGAGCCCTTCGTGCTCTACCCGTTGCAGAACTCTTCTGCGCCCTGTAAGGAGCTAGTACCCAGAGCTGCGGAGGCAGGTTACTTAGTCACCAAGGTGGTGGCTGTGGACCGCGACTCTGGCCAGAATGCCTGGCTGTCATTCCAGTTACTCAAGGCCACGGAGCCCGGGCTGTTCAGCGTGTGGGCGCACAATGGGGAGGTGCGCACCACCAGGCTGTTGAGTGAGCGAGATGCACCCAAGCACAGGCTGCTGCTGGTGGTCAAGGACAATGGGGATCCTCCGCGCTCTGCCAGTGTCACACTGCATGTGTTGCTGGTGGATGGCTTCTCTCAGCCCTACCTGCCTTTGTCTGAAGTCGTGCAGGATCCCGCTCAGGAAGGTGATGACGCTCTCACGCTGTACTTGGTCATTgctttggcatctgtgtcttCACTTTTCCTCATTTCTGTTCTGCTCTTCGTTGGGATGAAGCTGTGCAAGAGGGCCAGGTCGCCTTCTCTGGGTGTCTGCTCTGTGCCTGAGGGCCACTTTCCTGGCCACCTGGTGGATGTTAGCGGAACTGGGACTCTGTCCCAGAGCTACCAGTATGAGGTGTGTTTATCGGGGGACTCTGGGACTGGTGAGTTCAAATTCCTTAAACCCATGATCTCCAACTTAATGGTTCAGGACCCTGAGAGAGAAGTGAAGGAAAGTCCGCACTGCAGGGATAGCTTTGTATTCAGTTAATTGTATGTtttagtgaatttgtttttgATCAATCTATTGCAATATGGTTCTCTTAAGAAAGTGAATCATTTTAACTAAGTATTAGCACTGTAGTCAAAGTGTATGCATGTCCTCCATTACCAAAGTGTTTACTTAGTTCACAATATCCACTgtacttaatatttttaattttagtagatattaaggaCACAACTTATGTTTTGCTTTAGCTCAAGTATTACACAATAAAATTTTATgtcttctgggttttttgtttgtttgttttgctgttttctgttcttttgttttgttttcaagacctcttgctatgtagctctgactatcctggaactcacaatgtagacccgGATGGCCTCTAGAAgacatccatctgtctctgtccccaaATTGCCAGATACTTTACCTGTTTTACcacataatttcaattttatgTCCAAGGTGTTTgcattttatttctctatttaactatattttgtttctattgGATATTTAACATAGGATCTCTTACATACTAAACACCCATCTGTTAGTGAGCTTTTATCCTAGCCAAGGTCATTTTAGTTACTCTGAGTAGCCATGAGCATATTTGTCTTCTGAATTATAAACTTCtgaatataattataaattatataaataatattatttataaattacaaatataaatattattatataaattataaattattatttaataattcaGAATATTTAATAATTCAGAATTATTAAATCATTATGTCAGAATTATTTAGACATAATTGACTAAATGTCCCTTATTAAAAGATTGCAACACTAGAGTTGTACTTTTTTATTCTTATGAGAACTACACATGCTAGAGATTTTCTGCATTATTTGTTCACCACATACCTAGCACATCGTTCTATAAGTAATATTAATTTTAGCAATTTCCTTTGTAAATATGAAAGATACAACCTTCTATGTTAATAATTTGTCATCTCTGTTACTAAATAAAAGTGCTAAGAGAGTAAGACTATAATCAGTAGTAGACTATCCATGTCTGTCAGGCCCTAGGTACATgcctcagtcagggtttctattcctgcacaaacatcatgaccaagaagcaagttggggagaaaaggatttattcggcttacacttccaaactgctgttcatcaccaaggaagtcaggactggaactcaagcaggtcagaaagcaagagctgatgcagaagccatggagggatgttctttactgtcttgcttcccctgacttgctcagactgctctcttaaccaagactaccagcccagagatggtcccacccacaaggggcctttcccccttgatcactaattgagaaaatgccttacagttggatctcatggaggcatttcctcaactgaagctcctttctctgtgataactccagctgtgtcaagatgacacaaaactagccagtacagtacatttccaagcaaaaaaagaaacaagcaaaccaacaaataaacaagTCCTGTTAAATCATTGCTTGACACAATCCTACTTTAATACTAATCTGAATAAGAGAAGTAACCACTGAGGTCCTCCAAAGAATCTAGGCTTtaatgatctcattttgttgaagaatttctttttattcatccTTTTGTTCtacaaataaaagtataaatatagCCTTTGTGGGTCTTGTGCTAATCTCAGTTGTCAACTTTAGATGTAGAACCTCTGGGCACACTTATGAAGGACTATCTTGcttaggttaattgaggtgggatgGCCAGCCTTGGAAGACCATTGTGGGCAGCACCACTCCCTGCGCTGGGATCCTGGACTGgatgaagaggagaaagtgggctgaGCACAAGTGTGCTGCTCTCTTCTTCCTGCCTAGATATGCAGTGTGACCAGTTGCATCAAGCTCCTGTCTTTTAGATTCCTCATCATGGTGTGATCCTGAACTGGGAGCCAAAACAAACCTTCCTTCCATAATTTACCTTTGttgtggtattttatcatagaaatAGGAAAAGGAACTGAGTCAGATTGCATGGTCGCATGGTGCCGAATATCATATCCAGAGAGTTGTGCAGTCTAAACATACTGTTCACAACAGCCCTGTCTCTGGTTTATATTAATACACGTGTTTCCTTTGCTTTCCCCACAGCTTCTCTTCACCTTTCAAAAGACCCAGGGGATTTCTGGAAATTTCAACAGTCTATCTGATCCTGGGTATTAGTTCTCAGAAAATTTCACTTCATGTTGTTTTGTAGATATGGAAAGCAAGAGACAGTTCCTTCAATGATATTTGATTAATTCCTAATTTGTTATTTGGTGCAACTTTACAGAATTTTCAGTCAATTTAGTTTTTCAATTGTGCTGATTATTACATAATACAAAAGTATTTGTTCTTAATTGGTTTGAATTGTAATGAATTTAACTGAATTATGAATTACTTATATTCAGTGACCTAAATAAACTTAttatgtgatttattttttttttatttttaaatacgtAAGTTTGTGTGGATATAACTGCAAGAAAGCTTTGTTGAACTTTTTGCAGAATATAAGCAATTGAAGGGTTTAGATTATAATCTAATATCTGTActtaaatgttttttctttttatgcacTCACTGCACAAACCAGTGGGTTTCCTTATGAATTTGTCACACATGGATATAATGTATACACATTAATTTTGTTTACCCTTTATTTGGTTCTTATATCTCAAGCATCACTCCTCTGGAGTTTAAATATTTGCATCTTTGCCTGAAATAATGTTTCCCCCTAAGgatataatgaaatataaaagGGAAATAGATGACCATTTCTTATCCTGGATATGTGAGTTTTGGTTATTTGACTTCAAATTTTAAGTGATGTAAAAGTGAGAAAAACTAAGGACTAACAAAACTATCGATAAGACTTAAATATGAGAAACAACTCTAATGGCTTGCCCACTTTGTGACAAATAACTAGTCAGGTGTGGTGTCTAGCATTCAAAATACCCACCcgaagtaaaaacaaacaaacaaacaaacaaacaaacaagctgttAGAGGCCAACAGAAAAGCCTCATAGGTAAAAGTCTCTAGGTTCAATCTTCCCAGCATTGGGGAGAAATATTTCCTCTCTTACTTCTAGATCTAAAGTcacaaaatatattcattttaaaatatgaagttaAAGATTATGCATGTGTTTAATAGAATTCCATTCTAACTTAGATGGAATATCTGACAGCAGAAAGCAACCAAATATTGACTAAATGTCATATTTTATCTCTTCAAAACAACAGGAAGCTTATATATTATAAGCTGAGACAGTTATCTCAAAGAATAATCCACAGGTGCATGATATAGACAGTAATTTAGTAGCTCTGACAGAAGAGAGGACTCAAGCCCAGGGCCAGTTTTCCTTGTCACTTGTCACCTCAGCACCCAGGAGAGAAGACTAAAAGAGTAACTTGAAAATTCTCTGAAGGCATAATGAGATCCTATACAAAGTACACAGAGTAGAGGTTGGGATCTCTCTACAAAACAACTACAGAGAATTCATGTTTGCAACTTGAAATTTGTCATGGTCAGGCGCTTGGAAGAGAACCCTGACTCAGCTCAGCAACTGTTTGGATTAGAGTGACTGCACAGGATAGTGCTCTATCGAGCTAAGAGCAAAGGGCGAGCTCCTTCCAGAGGAGGATAATAGAATCATGATCATCACGGATTTTATATAAACATCCAGCAATCAGTAGATGCACATCACTGACTGGATAATATAAAGAACCAAGAAGAGAAAACATAATTCTCTGACGTAGAAGATTTGTATGCAAAAATCAACTAACAATGTCAACAAAATAAGAATGATTAGTAGATGTGAAACAAAGAACAATTAAGCAAATAAGTAAAAAGATAATTTCATAAGAGAATTGAAATTTAATACTGAAAGTCATTTCATAACAAGGAATTTTGTGTATAAAACTATATAAATGGTACATCACAAAAATGAACAAATTCAGCATTACTATATGGGAAGCATGATTATAAGAGTTAGCTAAAATAAATAAGGAGGAAAAAGgcttgaagaaatggctcagagtttaagagcagtGGATCTTAGATCAGTTGTCAGCACCTGCTGCTTGTCAGGCTACCACAGCTGCCTTTAACTCTACCTCTGATGGATCCCACACCCTTTTGAAAGATAGTCACACCCTCAAGACATActtatgtacacacaaacaccgaaaggagatcaaggggatacaaattggaaagcaagaagtCAGTGTGATAGTATGCATAAGTAACCCCCAAAACTTCAACAGAGAACTACTACagctgacaaacaacttcaggaaagtggtgggatataaaactaactcaagcaaatcagtagacttcctttatacaaatgataaacagggtgataaagaaattagagaaacaagacCCTCCACAATAGCCACAAGTAGTCTAGAAtgccttggtgtaactcttaccaagcaagtgaaagatctgtatgacaataacttccaATCCCTGAAGAGAGAAATctaagacctcagaagatggaaagatctcccatgctcatggattgaaatgattaacatagtgaagatggccatcttatcaaaagcaatttaatctacagatttaatgcaatccccatcaaaattccagcacaattctcacagacatggaaagagcaattctcaacttcatatagaaaaatgaaatgtccagtataaacaaaacaattctcaacaataaaagaacttctgggagagtcaccatccctgacttcaagctgtactacagagcaatagtgataaagaccacatggtattggtacagagacaaataGGTGcatcaatagaatagaatcaaagacccagaaataaaaccacacacctatgaacacttTATCAGTGatgaagaagccaaaaacatacaatggaaaaaggaagcacttcaataaatggtgctggtctaactggcagtcagtatgtagaagaatgaaaatagatccaaatGTATCACCTTGCatgaagctcaagtccaagtgaatcaaggacctcaatagaaaaacagatacactgaatctaatggaagtgaaagtgggaaagagcctcaaactcattggtgcaaaataaataaaaatatatttttaaaatatgaaaaggtgaggctggggagatgacacACTGGTTAAGGTAACTTCGTGCTTTTCCCGAGATCTCAGGTTTAAGGATCCAAcaaaactatctgtaactcttgtTTCGGGGGGTTTATAGTTTTCTGGCTGCATGGGGACCCACAAAAGGAACTATtattcaacaacaaaaatgagcTATTAACCTACAGAAAGCCATTGAAAAACTTAGGTGCACATTTGTAAGTCATAAAAGCTAAGTTGAAAAAACCCAATACTGTAAAATTCTGATTATGAAATTcttgtaaaatgtaaaattatggGGCAGAAAAATTTTCAGTGAGTTCCAAAGATTCTAATGAGAATGGAGAGGAAAAGATATATTTACCGGATGGGGTTGGGGAGAGACAGTGAATCTATTCTAAAAACACGTGCATGTAGGATTAAATTTATTTATGCCCATGGGCTGTATTAGGACCAAGAGGGAACCTGAATTTAAAATATGGACTCagtggtaaacaagtagtctcaTGAATTGTAACAAATACACCAGTGTGCCAGGGGGACCTTTAATGAGGAAGGTTGTACAGGTGTGGAGAGGGTGTGTCAGAATTATCTGCATTTCCCATTCATTTACTGTGATTTTAAAACTACTCATTAAAAgtagacttaaaaaaaagaatttgttgcCAACAAAATCTGTGATGAATCTGGAGTAATGAAGACAACATGGTAGTACACGATCTTCAGAGAGATGACTGGTACACTGGGCAACCCTGTAACCACCGTGGTTTAGGACAAGGATAGACCCTCAGGAGGGAGGAACCAACTTTGTAACGCGATGTATTGAAATTTGGAAACCAAACTCTCCAACTTAGTTCattcaaaacatattttaagtTTATAGTATGTCTGTGTCTGAAAAGGAAACTTTCAAAATATACACATCTCTTTAACGACCCTGACTTGTAGAAACCTAAAAGTACTAAACAAAATTGAGCAGTAACACCAAACCTAACTGAACACAATTAAGATGTTTCATTGACCAAAGCACAATGTCATCAAAATTCAAGACATACAGTGGAAAATATTTGAGTACATacatctgaaaaagaaattatacccagaatatacaagatacttcttcaaaccaacaagcaaagaaacagaagCCCCATAtcagaaatatacatatacatatacatatacatatacatatacatatacatatacatatacatatacatatacatatgtgtgtgtgtgtgtatatatatatgacatgaacAACCATCTAGAAGACAGTAACCTGATGGCCAGTAAACATGAAAATTTCATGAATGATAGACAAACGCTAATTAAATTTACCCTGTTAAGTCACAATACAATCATTAGTGTTCTAAAAATTGAAATGACAAGACCAAGTGATAACAGAGATGTGGAGCAACCGGAACTCTCCCGCTTTGGTGGCCTTTATACAACTACGCATGAAGAATGTTTATTCTTTGAAGAACTAAAGTAACCAAACCATAGCAGACCAGGATCTCTTGGAACTTGGCCTATTTTATAATTATCAAGGCACAgctaaataacatttaaaaattcaatgaGTGACACAATTAtcacttttttctcctttctgaatGTATGAAtatttcaaatcaaatattaaaaggtgtaaagataattttctttatatttattatatttacctTCTTGAACAAAATCGAATTGTAGACCTAAGAAAGAAGGTGGATTCAGCTCCTCGGGACTCTTACCAGGTAAAAAAGAATGGCATCTtggttgtttttaaatgtattcttccACTCAAAACTTAATTCAGTAAAATCATACTAGAACTTTCAGTTGATGAACATGGAGCTTGCAATTCAGGCTGTGTGTGTAAACTAAAAGGATACTGAAACACAGCAAGTTTTAAATTGGAAATGAAGCGACAAAATGATGTGCAAAAGCAAATAAGGACACTTGGTGGCGCTGCAGGCTTAAGAGTGTCAAGAATGAGCTCTGCAGACACCCAGGAAGCCATCTCATTAAGTCGAGACAGAACGATGGCAGCTGCTTGAAGAAGAAGGTAATAAGTTAGGGTTTATAGAAGAATCTAAGAAGACGGCGTCTTCCT is from Mus musculus strain C57BL/6J chromosome 18, GRCm38.p6 C57BL/6J and encodes:
- the Pcdhb10 gene encoding protocadherin beta 10 precursor, which codes for MEMTLAKTPENRQVLFFTILLLLWKSCADAIIYSIPEETESGYLVANLAKDLGLRVGELAIRGARIHYKGNKELLQLDAETGNLFLKEKPDREVLCRATEPCVLHFQIILENPVQFFQTELQLTDINDHSPEFPDRKMLLKIPESAQPGTTFPLKAAQDPDIGSNAVQNYTVSPNLHFHVVTLSRSDGRKYPELVLDRALDREEQPELTLILTALDGGAPPRSGTTEVHIEVVDINDNAPQFIQSLYEVQILENSPLDALVATVSARDLDAGIYGKVAYSLFQDDGISQPFVIDEITGEIRLKGALDFEATPYYNMEIVATDPGGFSGKCTVVIQVVDVNDNAPKLTISSLNSSIPENAPETVVAVFSVSDPDSGENGRMVCSIQNELPFLLKSTFENYYTLVTEGTLDRESKAEYNITISVTDLGTPRLTTQHTITVQVSDINDNAPTFTRTSYTMFIRENNSPALHIGTISATDSDAGSNAHITYSLLPPHDPQLTLTSLVSINEDNGQLFALRALDYEALRAFEFHVRATDRGSPALSSQALVLVVVLDDNDNEPFVLYPLQNSSAPCKELVPRAAEAGYLVTKVVAVDRDSGQNAWLSFQLLKATEPGLFSVWAHNGEVRTTRLLSERDAPKHRLLLVVKDNGDPPRSASVTLHVLLVDGFSQPYLPLSEVVQDPAQEGDDALTLYLVIALASVSSLFLISVLLFVGMKLCKRARSPSLGVCSVPEGHFPGHLVDVSGTGTLSQSYQYEVCLSGDSGTGEFKFLKPMISNLMVQDPEREVKESPHCRDSFVFS